The Astyanax mexicanus isolate ESR-SI-001 chromosome 12, AstMex3_surface, whole genome shotgun sequence genome window below encodes:
- the LOC111188878 gene encoding uncharacterized protein LOC111188878 — translation MNDILSRDEAEKVPEEELDHSSVWYIPHHGVYHPQKPGKIRVVFDCSAKYQDTSLNDHLLTGPDLTNSLVGVLCRFRKSPVAVMCDIERMFHQFHVKREDQDYLRFLWWENGNLETTPSVYRMKVHLFGAASSPGCANFGLKHLAEKSQGQFRKNTIDFILKNFYVDDGIVSLQTEKEAIQLVKEARDLCNTGKLRLHKFVSNSENVIATIPEEERSMVKDPDMALSLPYMERALGVEWCITSDSFKFRGQVKPNPLTRRGVLSTVASMYDPMGFMAPFILLGKQILQQMCKGKVGWDDELPENLRPRWESWLRDLPSLAEMQIERCFLPSGFGKVKRQELHTFSDASVSGYGACTYLRTINQSDEVHCCLVMAKSRVSPTNVITIPRLELSAAVIAVRVSDMLQRELEIEDLQEYFWTDSTVVLGYLNNDARRFQVFVANRIQRIKSSTKTEQWAHVSSDNNPADHASRGLTAEQLKTSSWFTGPKFLWQRDLPDRELKVGEIKADDPELRKSFVCNTDAREVRSILDRLQKFSDWSRVVRAVARLKRAIKEFKGLKQRTNKSTSLEERKEAEFAIVRLVQEEPFSHEIKRLKLKDKDAETKDSKLCKLSPFLDEEGILRVGGRLSQAMLHPHVKHPAILPKNSHISDLLIKHCHEKTQHQGRGMTVNEIRANGWWIMGCSSAVSSHIFKCVKCRKFRRCAEEQRMGDLPQDRTETVPPFTYTGIDCFGPIYVKEGRKELKKYGLVLTCLCSRAIHIEVVDDLTTDAFINALRAFIALRGHVRQLRCDQGTNFVGAKREFAELMKGMDQEKVQALGCEFLMNPPAASHRGGAWERQIRTIRSVLTAILDQSAQRLDGTSLRTFLYEVMAIINSRPLTVENLNDPTGPEPLTPNHILTMKSTIILPPPGHFVREDLYLQRRWRKVQYLANEFWIRWRKEYLLNLQIRQKWHKTRRNMKVNDIVLLQDAQAPRNEWKLARITEVYPGLDGRVRKLRLQVSDTTFDKKGKQTTKITFLERPIQKVVTLLEAD, via the coding sequence ATGAACGACATCCTTTCACGTGACGAGGCAGAAAAGGTCCCTGAGGAAGAACTTGACCACAGTTCAGTTTGGTATATTCCACACCACGGAGTTTATCATCCACAGAAGCCAGGAAAAATACGTGTAGTATTTGACTGTTCTGCCAAGTATCAAGACACATCCCTCAACGACCATCTTCTCACCGGTCCTGACTTGACAAATTCATTAGTGGGTGTCCTGTGCCGCTTCCGAAAGAGTCCTGTTGCAGTCATGTGCGACATAGAGCGGATGTTCCACCAATTTCATGTGAAACGGGAAGATCAAGATTACTTGAGATTCCTATGGTGGGAAAATGGCAACTTGGAAACCACACCATCAGTGTACAGAATGAAAGTTCATTTGTTTGGAGCAGCCTCATCCCCAGGATGTGCCAACTTCGGCCTAAAACATCTGGCAGAAAAAAGCCAAGGACAGTTCAGAAAAAACACCATAGACTTTATTCTGAAGAATTTCTATGTTGACGACGGGATTGTGAGTCTTCAAACTGAGAAGGAAGCTATCCAACTTGTCAAGGAAGCAAGAGACCTTTGCAACACTGGCAAGTTACGGCTCCATAAGTTTGTGTCCAATAGTGAGAATGTGATTGCAACTATTCCAGAAGAAGAACGCTCCATGGTCAAAGATCCAGACATGGCTTTGAGTTTGCCATATATGGAGAGAGCTCTTGGAGTAGAATGGTGCATCACATCAGACTCATTCAAGTTCAGAGGTCAAGTGAAACCCAATCCTCTTACACGAAGGGGTGTGCTGTCCACTGTAGCCTCTATGTATGATCCTATGGGGTTCATGGCACCCTTCATACTTTTGGGTAAACAAATACTCCAACAAATGTGCAAAGGGAAAGTTGGCTGGGATGACGAACTTCCAGAAAACTTACGACCTCGGTGGGAGTCCTGGCTTAGAGACCTACCCAGTCTTGCTGAAATGCAGATTGAACGATGCTTTCTACCATCAGGGTTTGGCAAAGTCAAAAGGCAAGAGCTTCACACCTTTTCCGATGCAAGTGTTTCTGGATATGGTGCATGTACTTACCTACGCACCATTAATCAGTCTGATGAAGTCCATTGCTGTCTTGTAATGGCAAAATCAAGAGTTTCCCCGACTAACGTCATAACTATACCGAGGCTTGAACTCTCTGCAGCAGTTATTGCAGTCCGAGTCAGTGATATGCTTCAAAGGGAGTTAGAAATCGAAGACCTGCAAGAGTACTTTTGGACAGATTCTACAGTTGTGCTTGGTTACCTGAATAATGACGCCAGAAGGTTTCAGGTGTTCGTGGCAAACCGCATACAAAGAATCAAATCAAGTACAAAAACTGAACAATGGGCTCATGTTTCCTCTGACAATAACCCAGCAGATCATGCCTCTCGGGGTTTGACTGCAGAGCAGCTTAAAACATCAAGCTGGTTTACAGGACCAAAGTTTCTTTGGCAAAGAGATCTACCCGACAGAGAGCTCAAGGTGGGAGAAATCAAGGCAGATGATCCTGAACTCCGCAAGTCTTTTGTGTGTAACACTGATGCAAGGGAGGTCAGATCAATATTGGATCGCCTACAGAAATTCTCTGATTGGTCAAGGGTAGTAAGAGCAGTTGCCAGATTGAAACGGGCAATTAAAGAGTTCAAAGGACTGAAGCAAAGAACTAATAAAAGCACAAGCTTAGAAGAACGGAAAGAAGCTGAATTTGCTATAGTTAGATTAGTTCAAGAAGAACCGTTTTCTCATGAGATTAAGAGGTTGAAGCTAAAGGACAAGGATGCTGAGACCAAAGACAGCAAGTTGTGCAAGTTAAGTCCATTCTTGGATGAAGAAGGTATCCTACGAGTGGGAGGACGCTTAAGTCAAGCCATGTTGCACCCACATGTGAAGCATCCAGCAATACTTCCGAAGAACAGCCACATTTCGGATTTACTCATCAAGCACTGTCACGAAAAAACACAGCATCAAGGGCGAGGAATGACGGTTAATGAAATCCGAGCAAACGGATGGTGGATCATGGGATGTAGCAGTGCTGTTTCTTCACACATCTTTAAATGTGTTAAGTGCAGAAAGTTCAGGAGATGTGCTGAAGAACAAAGGATGGGCGACTTACCACAGGATAGAACGGAAACAGTTCCACCCTTTACTTACACTGGCATAGACTGTTTTGGTCCCATCTATGTGAAGGAAGGAAGAAAAGAGCTCAAGAAATATGGTCTAGTACTAACCTGCCTCTGTTCTAGAGCCATACATATAGAAGTGGTTGACGATTTGACGACTGATGCATTTATCAATGCTTTAAGAGCATTCATTGCCTTAAGAGGACATGTTCGTCAACTAAGATGTGACCAAGGAACCAATTTTGTTGGTGCGAAAAGAGAGTTTGCAGAACTCATGAAAGGGATGGATCAAGAAAAGGTGCAGGCTTTAGGATGTGAGTTTCTTATGAATCCCCCTGCAGCAAGTCACAGAGGTGGTGCCTGGGAAAGGCAAATAAGAACTATCAGAAGTGTTCTTACTGCTATTCTGGACCAGTCAGCACAAAGGCTTGATGGCACCTCTTTGAGGACATTTCTGTATGAGGTCATGGCCATCATTAACAGTAGACCACTTACGGTTGAGAATTTGAACGACCCAACCGGACCTGAACCTTTGACTCCAAACCACATACTTACAATGAAGTCTACCATTATTCTACCCCCACCTGGACACTTTGTCAGAGAAGATCTTTATCTCCAAAGAAGGTGGCGCAAAGTCCAGTATTTGGCTAATGAATTTTGGATTAGATGGAGAAAGGAGTATCTTTTGAATCTACAGATTAGACAGAAATGGCACAAGACTAGAAGAAACATGAAAGTCAATGACATTGTTCTTCTACAAGATGCGCAAGCACCACGCAACGAATGGAAGCTGGCCAGAATCACAGAAGTCTACCCAGGGTTAGATGGTAGGGTGAGAAAGTTAAGATTGCAAGTTAGTGACACTACATTCGACAAAAAAGGGAAGCAAACAACTAAAATAACATTCCTTGAAAGACCTATTCAGAAGGTTGTTACTCTGCTCGAAGCAGATTAA